DNA from Gramella sp. MAR_2010_147:
ACTCTTTTCCGGAAAAAAGGATAAGCGATCTAATAACAATCAAGGCAACAAAAAAGAAGAGAAAAAGAAAGGCTTCTTTAAACGTCTATTTGGTGGAAAAGACGATAATTAGAATTCCTTATTAATTTGCATTCTTAATTTACGAGAATAATCTTCTTCGAGCCAGTCCCGGTAATTCTTAGTGCTTTTACTTATACAATAAGAATATTGTTTGATACGGGAAGATATATCGTCTTTTAACTCTTTCGCAAGAATCCTTGCGTCAAATACATCTTCGCTGTTTTCTACACACATCTTTACGTGTTGCTCCATAGACCACTCAAGTACAGCTTTAGATTTAAGTCCTTTTTGAATCACTTTATCATAAGCTTCTTCAATATCAAAAGTTACATCTTCGGTCTTTGCGAATTGTTCACGAATTTCTGGAGGCATCTGGTATTGGAAATCCCTTTCAATATCTTCGTCACTTAGCAGATTTTCAAAATAAAAATCTGGAGATCTAAATATCTGTTTCCAGTCAACAGGAGCGCTCCAATGACCAAATCTGGCCATATTATTTCCAAGATCTATTACATTAAACTCATCTTTGTCTTTCAATACTCGCGAACCACGACCTATCATCTGGAAATAAAGCGTAAGCGATTTGGTGGCACGATTCAGGATAATAGTTTCTACAGTAGGCTCATCAAATCCTGTAGTAAGGATACTTACAGAAGTAACAATAGCGTCTGGCGTATGCTTGAACCACTTTAAAATATCTTTACGGTCCTGCTTGCTCGTAGTATTGTCCAGGTGCCTAATAGGCAAACCTGCATTTTTAAAAGTATAATAAACCTCTACAGAAGTATTGATTCCATTATTAAAGATTAGGGTTTTCTTCCCTTTAGAACGCTCATAATAGGCGGTAAGAAGCTTTTCCTGCATGCTATAATTGGAATACAACTCTTCAGAAGATTTTACGGTATAATCACCGTTCATCCCCACTTTAAGATTCGTTAAACCAACATTGTAGCTGAAAATATTCACTTGTGCCAAAAAACCTTTTTCTATCAAAGACGAAATAGAATCTCCTACAATAAGTTCTCTATAATTATCCTTCATAGGAAGTTTTATATTGGAACTTAAAGGAGTGGCAGTAACCCCTAGAATAAAACACTTTTCAAAGAACTTGAATAATTTTCTGAATGAATTGTAATGAGCTTCATCAATTATCACCAATCCTATATCCTGAATTTCCAGTTTTTCATCATTCAGTCTGTTATTAAGTGTTTCCACCATAGCAACAAAACACATATAATCATCCTGATCTGGTAATTCCTTTACCTTACTATTGATTATTTTATTCCGAACGCCAAAACCTGACAGCATTTTAGAGGTTTGCTTACATAGCTCTATTCTATGGGTAAGTATAAGAACCTTTTTATTTGTTCGTTGAATATATTCTCTCGTCATTTGAGAGAAAATCACTGTTTTCCCACCACCCGTAGGCAGCTGATAAAGAAGGTTGTAGTTTTCAGGGTGTTGTTCTATCACCCCAAATATTTTATCTATATCTTTTTGCTGATAGTCGTATAACTTCTTGTCTACTTTCTTCTTTTCAATACCAAATGTTTCTGACGCCATAGATTTTTTTAAGTAAGCAATTTTGCAAAAATAAGCCATTTTAAGTATTACTCAAAAATTTATTGATGTTTATGAGCTCCCAAAAAATTAATCTTTCATTCAAAAATATTGTAAATTAGCAAGGTTTATTTTTGATCTTAATTTTTTCAATCCCTGAAAAAATTACTCTGTAAAATCCCCCGTTATTTTATTAACTAAAAATCCGGTGATTTGACTTCAGCAGAGCGTATATTTTCTAAATATGAAAGAACACTTTTAGTTTGCGAGCTTTTTTCAAATATGAATAAGGCTGACTGGCTTGGTTTATTGAATTATTTTCATGAAGAAAAATGGAAAAAAAACACCTGTATTATAAATCATCAAAAGTTTCTTTTTCACTTCTACATTATTACTTCCGGAAGACTAAAAATGTACAATGTTGATGGAATTAGCCGGAAAGAACATACTTTATTTCTGCTTAAGAAAGGCGATGTCTTTGATCTTTTTTGCCTGCTAGATGGTTCTAAACATAAAGTTTACTACGAGTGCCTTGATACTATTAATGTATTAGCGATCCCCATGGATCAATTAAGGGATTGGCTAAATAAAAACCCTTTATATTATAAGAATTTCTTATCCTATTCCGGGAAAATAATGAGAACCCTGGAAGAAAGCGTCTCTCAATTGATTTTTGCTGATATTTCAACCCGGCTATTAAAGCTCTTAGTTGATAATATAGATGAAAAATCAAAGCAATTAAAGCTTATTAATAACCTGCCGAATAAAGAACTGGCTCATTTAATAGGGTCTACCAGGGCCGTGGTGAACAGGCATCTTCAAAAGTTAAAAAAAAATGGATCTATATCACTTCAAAGGAATCAGGTTGAAATCAAAGATATTTCACTCCTTCTGAAAGAGTTAGAAAACAATTTGAAAGATAGAAAATAACTTTCTTGTGCTACTTAAGTAATTCTTGCATAGACCATTAACCTTTATCTTGCACATTCGAAATTACATTTATTCATCAATTAAAATCTTTTATAATGAAAAAACTTATCACATTAATTTTAGTCGCTGGATGGGTGCTTACCGCCTATTCTCAAAAAGTTATTCAGCTGGAGGAAGCCAGAGTGAATTTTGATCCAACTGCAGAAGTTGTATTTGAAGATTACGAAAATGGAATTGTTAAAGTCAAAGAAAAATTTTCTACTCAATTTCAATCCGATGCTATCGCATTTATGAAAGAAAATTTTGATATTTTCAGCTTCCTTGAGGCTCAAGGTGATTTATCGGGAAACAACATTATTGTAATCGCAAAGAGTGCTAAAGGATATCTTATGGCTACTTACAATGAAGATGGTCAAATGATCAAAAACTCGCAAAAATTTAAAGATATCGCTTTACCATACAACGTAAGGAATGAGGTTTATGCTCAGTATAAAGGATGGACCATGAC
Protein-coding regions in this window:
- a CDS encoding DEAD/DEAH box helicase, encoding MASETFGIEKKKVDKKLYDYQQKDIDKIFGVIEQHPENYNLLYQLPTGGGKTVIFSQMTREYIQRTNKKVLILTHRIELCKQTSKMLSGFGVRNKIINSKVKELPDQDDYMCFVAMVETLNNRLNDEKLEIQDIGLVIIDEAHYNSFRKLFKFFEKCFILGVTATPLSSNIKLPMKDNYRELIVGDSISSLIEKGFLAQVNIFSYNVGLTNLKVGMNGDYTVKSSEELYSNYSMQEKLLTAYYERSKGKKTLIFNNGINTSVEVYYTFKNAGLPIRHLDNTTSKQDRKDILKWFKHTPDAIVTSVSILTTGFDEPTVETIILNRATKSLTLYFQMIGRGSRVLKDKDEFNVIDLGNNMARFGHWSAPVDWKQIFRSPDFYFENLLSDEDIERDFQYQMPPEIREQFAKTEDVTFDIEEAYDKVIQKGLKSKAVLEWSMEQHVKMCVENSEDVFDARILAKELKDDISSRIKQYSYCISKSTKNYRDWLEEDYSRKLRMQINKEF
- a CDS encoding Crp/Fnr family transcriptional regulator, with translation MNKADWLGLLNYFHEEKWKKNTCIINHQKFLFHFYIITSGRLKMYNVDGISRKEHTLFLLKKGDVFDLFCLLDGSKHKVYYECLDTINVLAIPMDQLRDWLNKNPLYYKNFLSYSGKIMRTLEESVSQLIFADISTRLLKLLVDNIDEKSKQLKLINNLPNKELAHLIGSTRAVVNRHLQKLKKNGSISLQRNQVEIKDISLLLKELENNLKDRK